atGTATTATTTCAATTCTCTGAATTCCCTTCTTTTCTGCTTTGACTTAGGCCCTGCCTTCGTGGGAATAGTAAGAAAAGATTGGGCCACCCACAACAGCATCGCCCTCTCCTGGTCAGAAGTAGAACAGCCGCCTTCAGACATTGTGGACTATGAAGTCAAATACTATGAAAaggtaaaattataaaataccAGTGATACTTTATCACTTTTGTTTTCACCTTGTCTGATTTTAAAGatattcagacaaaaaaatgacgTGTCTTGGTCTCTGATAACAAGCAGGAGTACAACCCAGTTATATAATTCTTGTTTAGCATTTACTCGTTATCTGTTCACGCCCGTCCAGGAGCAGGAGCAACTGAGCTACTCGTCAACCCGGACCAAATCCACCAGAGTGGTAGTCACAGGCCTCAGACCCTCGACTGTTTACGTCTTTCATGTGCGGGCTCGTACTTCAGCCGGCTACACAGCTTACAGCCCCAACTTTGAGTTTGCAACTGCACCTGAGGGTATGAGGGTGAATGTTGGAGTTTGGGTTCATAAAGGCTTGGTCTGAGGTAGAAAGATGGCATGTTTTCAAGTCACAAGCTTTTCTAGCAATCCATTAGATTCTCAAATTATCATCATCAGCTGAATCCTTACACAAATTTGTGGTCTTTCTTTGCCGCAGATCAATAAAACTAATTACTGTTGTTCAGCTCAAAACTTCTTCAAATCTGCTTTTGATTTTGTTAGAAATATAATATGAtatactataataataatataatataatataatataatataatataatataatataatataatataatataatataatataatttaatataatataatataatataatatgacTCTTCAGAAGTTTAAacaataaactcaaataaatcattttggagattttcatatttatttttatattcttttttttacaccaatTGTCTGCAAAGCATATTTCTAGCAACCGcatctgaacatttttcattatgttAATTGTAAGATTACCCTTTGGTGTAACCAAACCACCAAAGGGTAATCCAAAGGTCTGCCACCAAAGGGTGAGCTATTGCAGCCCCTACTCAGGGAAGTGATAAAATCAATGCAATGATACATACTGTACTGCTATCTATCACAGGCAGATCACCCTAAATCGACAGAAGCTACCTTGAGAATTTTTGTCAACAACTGCAGCTGAATTAAAGATCAGCTAGGATTCACAAGTAtagatacaaataaaattaaaagctcTAGAAAGGAGAAGACAGCCAAGTAAAGCTCAAAAGATGTGGGCTATTCActgaaagttgagtggaaggaagaaaagtcATACAAAACGGTTCATCAGTAATGCTGATAACCACAACCTTAAAAGCCATTCAGGAATGTTGGGAAGCTTTACAAGGAGTCACCTGAGCCTGGAATCAGCTTATCAGGAACTGATATGCAAAGATGATGCCTATTCGTGAGTTATAGATATTGTATTTCTTGTGTTGAGCCAGTCCAGAGAGAACATCAGAAGTATCTTACAGGGACTAAGGAGAAAGAGGGCTGCGCTGATGTTGAGTGGtccaaagttttcttttcagatgaaaggaAAGTTTGCATTGCATTTGGAAATCAAGGTCTCAGGGTTTGGAGCACAGAATCCATGTTGCTTAAAGTccagtgtgaagtttccacagaTAGTGATGGTTCTAGTTGCCATAACATCTACTGGTGTTGGttaactgctttattttttgtgaaatgactcttgtgtttaaaatatccaattgtaatttgtcttatttattattcaaatctTCTAAGACTTTTTGAATATTGGGTTTTTACTATAAGCTATAAGATTATGAAATATCTCAGTATAGGTGTAAACAAATCAACACAATATTTAACTTTCACTTCCTGAAATAAGTGACAAAATTTTGAACTCTTTTcatgatatttaaattttttggtgTTGTGCTTGAAAACGGCTTGACCATTTTTCCATCATCATCTCTTACTTTCCTCTCGCTTTCTGTAGATCCAGACATTGCTGATCAGGGTCAGGTTCTGGTTGTTGTCACAGCTTCTGTTGGCGGCTTCTCCCTTCTGGTCATCCTtaccctcttcctcctcatcacaGGACGGTGAGACTTCCtcgttttctttttgcactgACTGCTCACACATTTGCCGTTCTGCACAAACACCATTCCTCCTCCAACTCTACAAAGTAATGCTTCAGAAATCTGTTAatggactctttttttttttttttttgcgactGAGCAGACACTCTTATTTTCCAAATGGCTGAACCCATTTTCTGCCTAATTACCCAGCAGGTAACACACGTACCAGCAGTTTGCTCCATTCCATTAACCTCCACAGGTTTGCCCAGACTGTTGTCGTCTGTTCACCTCTCGTTAACAGGGATTTACCTTTAGTAGCTCATGTTACAAAAAAACctataaaaattaacaaaaattaaataaatcacagatgTAGTTCTAAGAATTATCTACTCAGTTTGCCTCTGGGCAGTGATGTAAACTGAAACCTTCTGAATTCAGAAAATTGTTGTCCTTCACAAATAGTGTGgctattttttaatattctaacCTTTGTTCCTGACTGTAGTCACTAAAATTTCCATTCCAATTTTACTTGAAATTCATTGTATTTGGGTGGCAAAGCGTTTATggtaacatttctgtttcagtgCATATCACTATCCAGATACGAATGAAAGCTGTTTTGTTGTACTTTGTACTCTGGGAGAGATTCAGTACCAGTTTTTATGAGTAGGTGTCAGAAAATGTATAGCATGAAAATGACCTTTGCAATCCATTATATTTGAGCTTGTTTGCATTTGATTTAAGCATAGTGACTCAATAAAAGTATggtaaaactatttaaatatatggttacagcaagaaaaaaaaagtcctgctgCATTTTAAATCATGACATTTTCAAAGAGCAAGTTTCCacatttgcttaattttttttttttatcaatgtatACCTAATAAGGAATGTGCTTTAAGTTCTGATTCTAGGCAGAATGCTAGCTGTAATTATGTGGTTCTGAAAAATCCAAAGTTCTCATTAGCAAAAGCATCTCTTGAAAGTTATTCTTACTCAGATTTAGGCAAAATTACACTTTTGTTCATTTGGTTCTTCTGTGCAGGTGTCAGGGGTACATTAAAGCCAGGATGAAGTCAGAGGATAAAAGAACTCGTTTCCACAGTGGACATGGTACTGTacataaagttgtgtttttattctcccTCTCTTTTCCTTGCACaagtgtgttttttattcttagTTTGCCTCACACTGGTTAGGAAAACCAGTGTGAGGCATCTGTTACATCTGTAACCAGTGTAACAGATGCACCAGCTCCCAGAACCTTTCATTTCCACATAAATTTGTGCAAGAAACTATAGTTTGTAAAAGATGCATTCTTTATctagagcacacattttcaatttaaaagcacgtgcttttatttgctttctcaAGTATTTTACTCAACTCTCTCAAATGTCTGTCCTCTCATtaaaaaacagtgttttcttgcaaatttgTCCTGTCTTTCTGGACTCATACTGAGTTGCTCATGCATAAATATTCTTTCTTACTGCTTTACTCCTGTTCTTCACATTTCCTCAGATTTAACCTAGGCAGGGCTTGGTACAATCAATGTCATGTGGCTGGATAAACACCCCAAAGAAGCCAGTGGTGTCTCAGGTCTAACATTTTGGTCCCACAGACTCGATTTCCACTGTCAAAGACCCCAGACTGTTACTCTGCCTGGTTGTCCCAACTAACAGAATGACTGCATGAAGGTTGCATCACTTATTTCTTTAGGATGTTCTTGTAACACAACAGCTCACAACAGCAAACTGATTGAATTTGGGTGATTTGTCCTGACGACTGTGAACACTTACTCGTGaggaaaatatttatgatttaaatatttttatatttacattttaaaaaatgctatatGGACtatattttcaattaaagaATACTGAATGGtgttgttttagattttcatctAAATGGAGGAATGGAGGTTTGTCTGTCCCACCTGTAAAGACAATTTGTACAAGTTCACGTTGAAATTCTGCAGCAAATGATGGGTTCGTTGAAGTTGTTAAAAAGgttcatatttaaatgaatatttgcATGTAAATATTATCAGTTTATACAATCaaagttatttaattatgtAGCATAAACAGTCCTAAGAAGGCAGTGATGTCTTAGTCACCACCACAAACACGCAATATTTGTGCTTTTCCATATGAGGAGATGGATTTGAGGGAGATAGTTACAATATCTGAGTGCGGAAATGGAAATGGTGCTGTTAGATTTAACATGTAATGAAAGCTTATACCCTTTAATACATGTTGTCTTCATTtagctttgttttctgcttgtaGAAATATAAGTAAaccagaaatatatattttaagtcaCTCTGAAGCCACAATCCCTTCTTTCAGGGACCATTTGTTGGAAGAAGGTAAAACATTGAAAAGACATACAACGTTTGTTTGGAGCTGAGTGACATTTCATTTGAAACGATTTTTGAGATAGCATTGACAGCTAAGGAGAAAAGGATACAGACAGTCTCAAAAGGCTTGTAGGAATTACTGCTTACAAGAATAACTAAACTGAATTTATCCAGAATCCTTGAGAAAATGCCTAAATTTCTCAAACATCATTCACGTAAATTCAAGTGATAATCAGAATAATATCTCAAAAAATTTCCAATAACAATATTGATGGAAGCAGGGGTTGATTAGCTCTAACAAGGCTGGCAAAATAAGTTTATATGAGTCTTGGCATACAAATAGAAAGACATGTTGCTTTATAATTTGAGACAGTTAAGCGactgaagaagaaagagaatTGATCAGCGGCTGTCTTTGTTCACCTTAAAGAATCAGAGAAAAGTCTGAGGAAAAAAGACATCTGCTTTCTGAAAGTGAAGGAACACATTAGCAAAATGCGCAAATGACCAGAGGATACATCAGATGAACAGCATTTAGTAGTGTAGAAAGACTGAACAAATCCAACTCGCTTTCAGATTGTCACAAAGTGgagtttaaaatattatataatgACATGTAAATTACATCAGTTGCAGTGTGTGCCTTGTATAGTTAATTTAGAAACATATCCAAGAAAACTGTTAGGAGATACATCCGCTTTGCAgagcttttgtcttttttctacCTTTCAAACATCATAGTAAGCTccttttattggatttttacaGAATATGCTCTTTCCTTTGAGAATTGCTGCACTGGCCATATTATTGGGCTAAAATTTCAGATAACTGTGAGTTATTGATTTCCCTGAAGGAACAATGTATCTTTCTTTGGGAACTAAGTGATCCTCTGTGTTATACTGAAACCATTTGTGCCGTGGATTTTCAATTTGATTCCGTCTGGGGGGGCTAGTCAGGCTCTTGAGAAAACTGTTCTGTCTTGTTTGGGGCGGATGGCGAGATATTTGATTGATCTGAAACATACAAGGAGGGCAGTGAAGATTCACACCACAACGCAGAGAATTAACCAAAATATTCACAGATCTGCTGTGCTGTTGCATTAGCCTACCACAGTTTCTGTTTGAGCCGACAATTATTGtctgtgttcagtttttcttctcctattaaataaaaaaataaacagtttttattcttcttgGTTGACGATGATTCCAAagattaaagttatttaaatttattcactAATTTGTTAATTGCATAGTGTCTACAGACACTATGCACATTTATGTATTGCACATTTATGATTTAGCCTCCAGTAGATTATGTAGGCTGATTTAGACTCAGTTTGGTACATAAAACATACATTGTTGaaggcaaacattttatttgttgtatggttatgctttttttttttttttttttgcagttggCACTTTAAATTTctcaaagaataaaacacaaattataaaACATGGCATATAATTTATTAGATacttttatatcattttatttaagcttttgcTTACAAGTCTGAGTTAAACAGTAATAccaaaattgatttattttgtttcataattgctGTTTTTGCAAGTAGATACCTTTTTAATTTGATAGAAACatgattaacatatttaaagataaaGTCTTtgtcaacaaagaaaaatgttttgattgctttttatttatattgtgaaGTTCAGCCAAGAAATTAAATATCATAATATAAATTCTTGTGATAAATTAGATCTATGCTAACCTACTGTGATGTGctgcgacctgtccagggtttaGTCCAATGCCCAATAACTGCTGGATAGATGCAATGAtagacagtggatggatggatagctCTATGTTAAACTACATTTAGCTCAGAAAGTGGAATGATATTGTTTCCCTGTTTGCTGAAATCCCTGAAAggatttaatgttattttgataACTGTAATCCTGGTATTTCCTTGCttgttctttcttgttttttttttactggaggCTCAGTCAGGCAGGTAGTGCCAGCAAGCTCAACAAACTAGTAAAGAACAGCTtcttctacttcttcttcttcttccacagACACCCCAGAGACAGAGGTGCAATTCAGACTCCAGACTTGAGTCTGTCTCAAACAAAGCTTTCAACTTTCTGCAATGTGAGCCGACAAAGCtataaagtacattttgtcCCAACCTCTCCTGCTAGAGGTGTCCCATGGTCTCTTTCCAGTTAGCGTTTGTGCCAGTCATCATCTGCCCTCCTCTGCAGCAACATCCCAAGGCTCGCACAAACAGCAGGTTGCTGGAGTCTGGCTGCCTATAGTATTGAGGTTATAACTTTGGGGATTTTTCTCACCTTCATACTTCATATTTATtccacagtttttttccccatttcttGACAGAAATACAGCAAAGTTAAAAGATACTAGAAACAAGTACTCCACCAGTTATTGGCTTACAAATTTCTTTGGGACTGTGTTCGAAAGAAGATGTCTAGGATGAAAAAGCCTTGTTTCTTAAGAAAAATTAGCCCACGTATAATAAGCAGTTGTGAGCTGCTATAAGCCAATCTTTGAGAAGTTTTCTACATCAGAATTTGAAAGTTGTTGGAAGACTTTAAGGTTCAAGATTTGGCACGTACTGCTCAGTGtgattaataaatatatatatatattaaaactaACCCAAGGCTCAAAACAGGGAGACGGAGTCAAATTAAAAGATATGTATCtatgagattttaaaaagtaattgaagTGTACAAATTTGTGATAGctactgtatatattttaatgtgcaGACAGACCAAAGCAAATGACAAACTCTAGTAGAAAGTGGACAGTAAAGAAGCTCATGAtgtataaatatgaaaagtacatttactgaaacagaatcagaaaacAGTTACTTCTCAGCTTGTgatttaaacacacatttacagattgattaaataatgaaatatgatGTGCAGCTCATGTAAGTGTTATTACAGAATGTCTCTATATATCGTGTATATATCGCATAGTTTTGTACTTACCAACATTTTCATGAAAAACATCCAAGGAAAGTTTGAAAGAAATATCTAATATCATGTTGTGCTGTTCATGTATTACAGTCCCATTTTCTGGAATAAAGACGTACGTGGATCCAGACACATATGAAGACCCGACACAGGCTGTGGAAGAATTCGCAAAGGAGATAGACCCCTCATACATATGCATTGACAGAGTGATTGGTGCTGGTGAGATTATTACTAATCCTTATGAGCAGATTGCTATAATTTGTGAATTTCTACACAGTGCCTGGAAGTTTGAGAGCATTTTCAAAGTGTGGTGTCACCTTAAATAAGGTGctgttttctataaatattaCACAAGTCTGCCTCAGCTCCCtcagttattattattgggCACTTGAGAAAGAGACATGATCTCATTTTATGTCAAGGAAGATAGTAAAAATTAATGATTAATACTATAAACTTGTCATTGAAGGTTTTTATGGAGTCTAATTGCAGCTGTTTTTAAGGAAATTTATGGTTTTGTGGCTTAGAcatgaaaagttaaaactgcAGACTGTAATCAACACTTTTCACTAAACTGAACGGATGGTCCCTGTACTAAATATGGCAGCAATCAAACGTTGCTGCCATTTGATGATTTCCTGTCACACAgtctccatctagtggacaaGAAGCACAATTACCAATATTCAGGATAAAGGCGAAAAGACAAAgtaatgttacattttatcaaatattattttatcaccCTAATATGTAAAGTTGTGTCTGCTAAACCTCAATATGAAGAGTTCATATGTTAATAccagaaagaaaataactatAATACATTACTAAAGAGTCTGATACAGTACATAGGAGTTAGTCTTGATTTGTCTTAACAGGTGAGTTTGGAGAGGTGTGTAGTGGGCGCCTGCGTATTCCTGGAAGAAAGGACGTTGCTGTGGCAATAAAGACCCTTAAAGGTGGTTATTTGGAAGAGCAGAGAAGGGAGTTTCTGCGCGAGGCCTCCATCATAGGACAGTTCAACAACTCTAACATCATCAGGCTGGAGGGAGTTGTCACTAAGAGTGagctgaattaatttttttttgtgaaaaaccaTTGTATTTAACAATGCTTTTATTGTCTTctgatattttatatatgttACTAGCAGTCTactaatgtttatttgtaatcaCCTTTCAATAGAGGCTTGCTTTTAAAATCCAATCCCCTTGTGTTTCCTGCATGCAtctttcaaaattgttttactCAAGTATTTTTCTCCATTCTCTCAGGTAGACCAGTGATGATAGTAGTAGAATACATGGAAAATGGAGCACTTGACGCTTTCCTGCGGGTATtgagtgttttttattattcagatatttatttgtacatcATCATAGTGTAGAGAAAAAACCCTCACttatttatcttgttttctctgttgtCTGCATCTCCAAACTCCAGACCCGTGAGGGCCAGTTCACTGTGCTCCAGCTGATTGGTATGCTGCGAGGCATCGTAGTTGGCATGACATACCTTTCAGACATGGGTTACGTTCACAGGGACCTGGCTGCTCGCAACATCTTGGTGGATGAAAACTTGGTGTGCAAAGTGTCAGATTTTGGCATGTCTAGGATCCTTGAAGATGACTCTGAATCTGCTTACACAGCTACAGTGAGTGTAGGAATGGCAgctcaaaaatcattttatggTTAAACAAACTCTGAGCGTCAACGGATGATTCTGTGTTACTTTGAATCAGGGAGGAAAAATACCAATTCGCTGGACAGCACCAGAGGCTATTGCTTATGGAAAGTTTTCTTCAGCTAGTGACGTATGGAGCTATGCCATTGTTATGTGGGAAGTGATGTCATATGGTGAAAGGCCCTACTGGGAAATGTCCAATCAAGATGTAAGTTTCTATTCACATACAATCAatcaatacaatttttttattttttaagaataaaaaaaatctaatccagtagttgttttttgttgacatttctcTTAGGTTATTTTATCAATTGAAGAAGGGTATCGTCTGCCAGCACCAATTGGCTGTCCTGTGACCCTACACCAGTTGATGCTGCACTGCTGGCAAAAGGAGTCCAGCCAACGCCCAAGCTTTAACGATGTGGTTTCTTTCCTTGACAAACTCATAATTAATCCCAATAGTATGCTGACTCTGGTCAATGACGCTCTAAGGTAAATGTCAGGTTATTATAAATGTCTGTGCCTGCGTTCAAACcacaaacaaagacagaatACTACGACCATACtaagaaaaaagataattatgagaagaaagtcataaaattttgagaataaagttataatattatgagaataaggttgtattatgagaataaaggtcatgatattacaagaataaagtcacatgtgaataaAGTGGAGATAATATGAGAATAAGGTCATAATATTTTtagaatgaagtcataataaagtcataatatcgtgactttattctcataatactatgactttattcttgtaatattctttttttattttcttagcgtAGCCCTAATAGCAAAAATGACAAttatacttttacaaaaagtagggttttttttcagtttgtttttattttttattaacaataattggaatatattttcagaagtgaaaaaaattaaaaatacagtacatCCCATACCTCATAGTGAAAGAAGAGTAGCATTTCTAAcgtgtattttgtttttaaatcactttgcGCTATTAACTAACCAGATAAAATCAACCATGCAGTTTTTTGTTATGCCAACTTGACGTTGTATCAGCTAATATGCTGTTTGTCTTCTCAGTTTTTCAGACTCTCCTGAGGAGATGCCAGACTACCCTCTTTTCATCTCTATCGGCGACTGGCTAGACTCCATCAAAATGAGCCAGTATAAGAGCAACTTCCTTGCAGCAGGATACACTACACTGGATTCTATTGCAACTATGAGTATAGAGTAAGTGGAGCTAAATTATAAAGAGTGATGCTACAcacaaatagaataaaaaaattgcaatgaactcaaagaaaaatgggaacACGGTCAAAGCATTGCATCAAGAACTGTGAGGATTGTGCAGAGTGCTGTATATGAGGAGGCATGTATTTGATACAAAAGGTTAAAGTAGGATGTGAGTGGTTTTTGACATGCCAGACAAATGTATGGAGGTCTGGTTTGAGTTCACATTAAAAGTAGCTAAATATACAACTTCATCACATTTTCAggatctttaatatttttgtataaaatttaattttgatgttttattacaCCACTCCTGATATactaaatatatacattttagaCCTACCTTTATTCAACTTTCCTTGATTTCAGCTCTTAAAGTTCAAGCTTCTGCCaagcaaatgttttgtcttATGCTCTTATTTAAAACTGGACAATTCTCCTTCTCCTCATCAGGGACATCAAACGCATTGGAGTCTGTTTGATTGGCCACCAGAGGAGAATCATAAGCAGCATACAGTCTCTACGACTGCAACTTCATCACATTCATCAGAGTGGATTTCAAGTTTGAGACCATTTCACAAAACCAGACTGTGTTTTTACACATCCAGCTGCCGATCCTTGACATCATCATCCAACCAATTGCACAAACACTGGATTGTTAGGTGTTGCAAGTACCACATGCTGCTCATGAGGGAGGGGTCTTGGTACTAGACCCATGGCTGCCCAGATAAGTTGCACTCATAATCCCAACTATCATCTCTTCGGACAGCTTCCACAACAATCAACCTCTGTCAGCATTGGGCAAACCGGGTCTTTTTATTATCTCAGCAAGTACTAGCATTCACTTGAATTTAGGACTTCATGTCTCTAGTGTCTATTCAAGTGTTCACCAATACCTCTTATCTTTCCAAGTGACAATCCAATGGTTTCTATTGACTTTGAAAGGTGTCAAGTCAGTTACCTCATGACCAGGGAAGATGAGGAGAGGATAAATACCGTCTGGTGATGTATGCGAAATAATGTGGTTCTAAGATTTCCAActggttttaaacaaaaaaaaaaaaaaatccacaatgaGTTTTGAACTGAAGACCACTGAATGTcaaacgatttttttttttttttagaaatatgttCTCTCCTCATGATAATGCAGTATGTCTTGTACAAAAAACGTCTTGTGAAAGttgtatgttttattctgtAAGTTTCTTCCTTAATAAACAACTATATTTTAGTGCTGCTTTTTGCTCAAACTCTAAAAACCATCTTTGTGCCACACTGGCTTTGTGGTTAATGCACAACAATAAACGGGAAACTTTAAACACCTGTAGACGACCATCTTCATGTGAACGGTGTCCAAGGCATGAAGTCTTATCAGGTATGTAAGCAGACACTTGAAGGTCATTTGGTGATAAGTGCATGGTCATAGTGCTTTTTTGTTTACTGATCAATCACATGGTGCAATTTGTTTTTGACTAGATGttaaatcatttaacattttaaatatttatatatttaaacaaacaggTGGGTAAAAGATGAAAATCAGAAAAGGTTGTATAAATTCTGCCCAATATCACTTTCTtctcaatttgtttttaatcttgatTTACATGGACATTTTAAACTCGTTTCTGTATTCCTTGCAAACAGGTTTGGTTAGTAATGTTAGCAATTTTACtataataaagtatattttaacaacaattaaattacattgCAGAACCCCTGCCCTAACCCTACCACCACCCCACAAGCACCTCGAGGCTAGTAGtcataacatttaaattaacttttcatttttattttgtgaaatttagTCCTAGCTGACAACAGAAGCGGAACATTGTATATTTTCCAAGTTTTAGGTATGTGCTTTgcaggcttttttaaaaataacaaacggGCAATAAATAACAACACTCAATTTGCTCCTTTATTGTCATTACGAGTAAAGGTTTTAAATTGTGGGTTTGCCAAACATTACTACACCTCTATCCATATATATGATTACGCCGCTATCAATGTAATCACAGCAGAGTAGACCAATCGTTGCCGAGCAACACAATGACCAATCACGGTAGACCCCTGTGCGGTTGACGTAGAAAACCAGTACGTGCCTTCCGTTGCCCCGTTGATCCAACCTAGTGGCAAGACAGTGGTGTCCCAGCAACGTAGTGTAAATATCgagttatatttttattctaggTAGTATGAGAGAGCAtcagagaaatgaatgaaacatcAGTTAGTTAAATACAAAGACTGGGACTGCACTAGCTGATCCAATATTAGCAACATAGCACGGGTAATTACAGGTAAGTTACAGCTCTACTTAATAATCTGCGACAGGATAATACTGGCTAACGTTAGCGATATCGTAGCTCGGCTATCAGCGGTGTTGGTATTCGCTACAATTGCATAACTACATTTGGATTATTTAGAGTggaaaaatattgtgatttctTTTGTAGAAAATCCACGGAAAGCGCTG
This genomic interval from Gambusia affinis linkage group LG02, SWU_Gaff_1.0, whole genome shotgun sequence contains the following:
- the LOC122822583 gene encoding ephrin type-A receptor 6-like isoform X1, with the translated sequence MKPPSTFHFVDVFGRLCDGVVQSALVSDSTMRSAGKYCVFLLLLKSVLTDPGASNQVVLLDTTTVLGELDWKTFPVNGWDAITEMDEQNRPIHTFQVCHVMEPNQNNWLRSGWIQRQAAQRVYVELRFTLRDCNSIPWVSGTCKETFNLFYLQTDEPLPGGTRFRPTDYAKVDTIAADESFTQTDLGDRVLRLNTEVREVGPVTKKGFYLAFQDVGACIALVSVKVFYKRCPSTLRNLAAFPDTVPHMDSSSLVEVRGTCVENAEERDTPKLYCGADGDWLVPLGRCICSIGHEEMDDHCRACKPGYFKAFAGNTKCSKCPQHSSSHDQAATICHCDKGFYRGTKDPSSMACTRPPSAPRNLISLINDTALFLQWRPPINTGGRSDITYNVLCQRCDGGDVGVSQCEPCEPDLRFIPRPLGITGTSVAILDYAMHTNYTFHVEAVNGVSGLGVAPRSLANITVNTHQAGPAFVGIVRKDWATHNSIALSWSEVEQPPSDIVDYEVKYYEKEQEQLSYSSTRTKSTRVVVTGLRPSTVYVFHVRARTSAGYTAYSPNFEFATAPEDPDIADQGQVLVVVTASVGGFSLLVILTLFLLITGRCQGYIKARMKSEDKRTRFHSGHVPFSGIKTYVDPDTYEDPTQAVEEFAKEIDPSYICIDRVIGAGEFGEVCSGRLRIPGRKDVAVAIKTLKGGYLEEQRREFLREASIIGQFNNSNIIRLEGVVTKSRPVMIVVEYMENGALDAFLRTREGQFTVLQLIGMLRGIVVGMTYLSDMGYVHRDLAARNILVDENLVCKVSDFGMSRILEDDSESAYTATGGKIPIRWTAPEAIAYGKFSSASDVWSYAIVMWEVMSYGERPYWEMSNQDVILSIEEGYRLPAPIGCPVTLHQLMLHCWQKESSQRPSFNDVVSFLDKLIINPNSMLTLVNDALSFSDSPEEMPDYPLFISIGDWLDSIKMSQYKSNFLAAGYTTLDSIATMSIEDIKRIGVCLIGHQRRIISSIQSLRLQLHHIHQSGFQV
- the LOC122822583 gene encoding ephrin type-A receptor 6-like isoform X2, with the translated sequence MKPPSTFHFVDVFGRLCDGVVQSALVSDSTMRSAGKYCVFLLLLKSVLTDPGASNQVVLLDTTTVLGELDWKTFPVNGWDAITEMDEQNRPIHTFQVCHVMEPNQNNWLRSGWIQRQAAQRVYVELRFTLRDCNSIPWVSGTCKETFNLFYLQTDEPLPGGTRFRPTDYAKVDTIAADESFTQTDLGDRVLRLNTEVREVGPVTKKGFYLAFQDVGACIALVSVKVFYKRCPSTLRNLAAFPDTVPHMDSSSLVEVRGTCVENAEERDTPKLYCGADGDWLVPLGRCICSIGHEEMDDHCRACKPGYFKAFAGNTKCSKCPQHSSSHDQAATICHCDKGFYRGPPSAPRNLISLINDTALFLQWRPPINTGGRSDITYNVLCQRCDGGDVGVSQCEPCEPDLRFIPRPLGITGTSVAILDYAMHTNYTFHVEAVNGVSGLGVAPRSLANITVNTHQAGPAFVGIVRKDWATHNSIALSWSEVEQPPSDIVDYEVKYYEKEQEQLSYSSTRTKSTRVVVTGLRPSTVYVFHVRARTSAGYTAYSPNFEFATAPEDPDIADQGQVLVVVTASVGGFSLLVILTLFLLITGRCQGYIKARMKSEDKRTRFHSGHVPFSGIKTYVDPDTYEDPTQAVEEFAKEIDPSYICIDRVIGAGEFGEVCSGRLRIPGRKDVAVAIKTLKGGYLEEQRREFLREASIIGQFNNSNIIRLEGVVTKSRPVMIVVEYMENGALDAFLRTREGQFTVLQLIGMLRGIVVGMTYLSDMGYVHRDLAARNILVDENLVCKVSDFGMSRILEDDSESAYTATGGKIPIRWTAPEAIAYGKFSSASDVWSYAIVMWEVMSYGERPYWEMSNQDVILSIEEGYRLPAPIGCPVTLHQLMLHCWQKESSQRPSFNDVVSFLDKLIINPNSMLTLVNDALSFSDSPEEMPDYPLFISIGDWLDSIKMSQYKSNFLAAGYTTLDSIATMSIEDIKRIGVCLIGHQRRIISSIQSLRLQLHHIHQSGFQV